One genomic region from Verrucomicrobiota bacterium encodes:
- a CDS encoding superoxide dismutase: MSYTLPDLPYGYDALEPHIDARTMEIHHTKHHNTYVTKLNGALEGHELAEKPVDDLIADLAAVPEAKRTAVRNNAGGHSNHTFFWSILSGTGGGEPTGELAAAIEAELGGFESLKEKFTDAATTRFGSGWAWLCVDGDGKLCVCSTPNQDSPLMAGVVECVGTPVIGLDVWEHAYYLSYQNRRPDYIAAFWSVVDWNKANENYLAAKS; encoded by the coding sequence ATGTCCTACACACTACCAGATCTTCCCTACGGATACGACGCACTCGAGCCTCACATCGACGCTCGGACGATGGAAATTCACCACACGAAGCATCACAATACCTACGTGACCAAGCTCAACGGAGCACTTGAGGGTCATGAGTTGGCCGAAAAACCCGTCGACGACTTAATTGCTGACCTGGCAGCTGTTCCCGAAGCGAAAAGGACTGCCGTTCGAAACAATGCAGGCGGCCATTCTAACCACACCTTTTTCTGGAGCATTTTAAGCGGAACAGGAGGCGGCGAACCTACCGGTGAGCTCGCTGCAGCAATCGAAGCTGAGCTCGGTGGATTCGAGTCCTTGAAGGAAAAGTTCACAGATGCGGCCACCACCCGTTTCGGAAGTGGTTGGGCTTGGCTCTGCGTGGACGGTGACGGAAAGCTCTGTGTGTGCTCAACTCCGAATCAGGACAGCCCGCTCATGGCAGGCGTAGTTGAATGCGTGGGCACTCCGGTAATCGGACTCGATGTCTGGGAGCACGCCTATTACCTCAGCTACCAAAACCGCCGGCCGGACTACATCGCGGCTTTCTGGAGTGTCGTGGACTGGAATAAAGCCAACGAAAACTACCTCGCGGCCAAGAGCTAA
- a CDS encoding D-2-hydroxyacid dehydrogenase, translating into MKLPIVVLDSFTTSPLAIDETHPEHPSWHTLAALGDLTLHHRTSAEQLIERVGKSPVIFTNKVVLSAETLQALPDLRYVGLMSTGTNVIDLGVARDLGITVTNVPAYSTASVAQHTIALLLEMAGNVSAHAELAHSGKWSAQSDFSVRAGPMIELAGKKFGIVGCGDIGQATARIAVALGMEILVYSRSRRETDFPCRWMDKEEFLHSADVVSLHCPLTPETEEWINRTTLSQMKPGAFLINTGRGHLVDEQAVADALHSGHLGGYGADVTKEEPPSPNNPLFGVSGSLITPHVAWANTEARARLIATLAKNLEAFLNGNPQNVV; encoded by the coding sequence ATGAAGCTACCTATCGTAGTTCTCGATTCCTTTACGACGTCTCCTCTGGCTATCGATGAGACCCATCCGGAACATCCTAGCTGGCATACTCTCGCAGCCCTTGGAGATTTGACTCTTCATCACCGAACGAGTGCCGAGCAGCTTATCGAGCGGGTAGGAAAGTCACCGGTAATTTTTACGAACAAAGTCGTGCTCTCCGCAGAAACTCTCCAGGCACTTCCGGATCTCCGCTATGTTGGTCTCATGAGCACCGGGACAAACGTTATCGATCTCGGGGTAGCGCGGGATCTGGGAATAACTGTCACCAATGTGCCGGCGTACTCAACCGCTTCCGTTGCTCAACACACAATAGCACTGCTTTTAGAGATGGCGGGCAATGTATCCGCTCATGCGGAACTGGCGCATTCGGGAAAATGGTCCGCACAATCAGACTTCTCTGTCCGAGCAGGTCCTATGATTGAATTGGCCGGGAAAAAGTTTGGAATCGTGGGATGCGGAGATATCGGCCAAGCAACTGCTAGAATTGCTGTCGCTTTGGGAATGGAGATCCTGGTTTATTCGCGCTCTCGCCGCGAGACTGATTTTCCGTGCAGATGGATGGATAAAGAGGAATTTCTTCATTCGGCCGATGTGGTCTCACTCCACTGTCCGCTGACTCCAGAGACCGAAGAGTGGATCAACCGGACTACTCTCAGCCAAATGAAACCGGGCGCTTTTTTAATTAATACCGGGAGAGGGCACTTGGTCGACGAGCAAGCTGTTGCCGATGCTCTTCACTCAGGACATCTCGGAGGCTACGGTGCAGACGTGACAAAGGAGGAGCCACCTTCTCCAAACAATCCTCTCTTTGGAGTCTCCGGCAGCCTCATCACCCCGCATGTAGCCTGGGCAAACACAGAGGCTCGCGCCCGTCTTATAGCCACCCTAGCCAAAAACCTGGAGGCATTCCTAAACGGTAATCCACAGAATGTAGTCTAG
- a CDS encoding ABC transporter substrate-binding protein: MFRAGICASFLVAASFLTAKEPLKIGYSDWPGWVAWQIGIDKGWFEEAGVDVEFLWMDYVASMDAYVAGNIDAVCMTNGDALVTGGTGKPSVGIIINDYSNGNDMIVAAPGIETLEDLKGKKIGIEEGFVVHLLLLKGAELAGIDAAEFEIVNVPTNETPQVLASGAVDAIGAWQPNSGQALKTVPGSSPVLTSADAPGIIYDLLFVDPESLETRRDDWAKVVSVWYQIADYLKDEDNIDEALEILSKRVQLTPEEYEPFFEGTYILSLDEALEVWKDGDGLGSVYGSTEISDKFNVEQGVYEEPLETDKYLDPSLTLEYAASK; encoded by the coding sequence ATGTTCCGCGCAGGTATTTGCGCCTCTTTCCTTGTAGCTGCCAGCTTTCTCACCGCGAAAGAGCCGCTAAAGATTGGTTATAGTGATTGGCCGGGGTGGGTCGCGTGGCAGATCGGAATTGACAAAGGTTGGTTTGAGGAGGCTGGCGTCGACGTAGAATTTCTTTGGATGGATTACGTGGCCTCTATGGATGCCTATGTAGCGGGTAACATTGATGCCGTTTGCATGACCAATGGGGATGCCCTTGTCACGGGAGGCACTGGAAAGCCATCCGTCGGTATTATCATCAACGACTACTCAAACGGAAATGACATGATTGTTGCTGCACCGGGTATCGAGACTCTCGAAGACCTGAAAGGCAAAAAAATTGGAATCGAAGAAGGCTTCGTCGTTCACCTCCTTCTTCTCAAGGGAGCTGAACTCGCCGGGATTGATGCAGCGGAGTTTGAAATCGTTAATGTGCCAACCAATGAAACGCCTCAAGTGCTCGCTTCCGGGGCTGTCGATGCCATTGGTGCATGGCAACCGAATTCAGGTCAGGCACTGAAGACTGTTCCTGGTTCGAGCCCTGTTCTTACCTCTGCAGATGCTCCAGGAATCATTTATGATCTGCTCTTTGTTGATCCAGAAAGCCTGGAGACTCGCCGCGATGATTGGGCGAAAGTTGTGTCTGTGTGGTATCAAATCGCCGACTACCTGAAGGACGAAGACAACATCGATGAGGCACTCGAGATTCTCTCTAAGCGTGTGCAGCTCACCCCCGAAGAGTACGAGCCCTTTTTCGAAGGCACCTACATTCTCAGTCTCGATGAAGCCCTTGAGGTTTGGAAAGACGGTGACGGACTTGGTTCGGTCTATGGGTCCACCGAAATCTCCGACAAATTCAATGTAGAGCAAGGTGTCTATGAGGAACCCCTCGAGACCGACAAATACCTCGACCCGAGCCTTACTCTCGAATACGCGGCTTCCAAATAG
- the infA gene encoding translation initiation factor IF-1 → MSDDEVEVEGKIVAVLPGTMFRVELENGHRVLAHISGKLRKHFIKITTGDTVKMVMSPYDLDKARITYRLRNSNANRNAPIRSYGPRNNKR, encoded by the coding sequence ATGTCAGATGATGAAGTAGAAGTTGAAGGAAAAATAGTGGCGGTCCTGCCCGGTACCATGTTCCGGGTAGAGTTGGAAAACGGGCACCGTGTGCTCGCCCATATTTCTGGAAAGCTGCGAAAGCACTTCATTAAGATTACAACTGGCGATACCGTGAAGATGGTGATGAGTCCCTACGATTTGGACAAAGCCCGGATTACTTACCGCTTGCGTAACTCGAACGCGAATCGGAACGCTCCGATTCGGAGCTACGGTCCGCGTAACAACAAGAGGTAG
- a CDS encoding glycosyltransferase, whose translation MKILCVPFGSQGDVDPLFWIADGLARKGHEPVFLLTPFYSFLAEERGFEWHPLGTEEEFASLLSNPLLWDRFRGPEVLMGEVAKLMERLGTATFEIAEGADLMVTGSLAVSARSVAEKLQIPSVTVHLQPVVFRSLENTPVFVPELAWLSRSPRWLRQFLYKLVDWRIWGEGKKSLNEFRRSCGLRPIDDFYAEAINGCDGVAALFPEWFAPKEVDWPPQLKLFGFPVETVERRPLPESLNRFLEDGKPPVLFTHGSANIHTDSFHRRAVAVCKELDQRCLLVGLKRPEIDLPNHVFHIDRARFEDLFPLCSVVVHHGGIGTLARALQAGVPQVIVPRSYDQPDNGIRIERLGVGKMVRYSQLNSVKFMETIRTVLEGRTFRENCDSVRVRIRNSQVRESLCTWMETFAK comes from the coding sequence GTGAAAATACTCTGCGTTCCTTTCGGATCGCAGGGAGACGTCGATCCCCTTTTTTGGATTGCAGACGGGCTTGCAAGGAAGGGGCACGAGCCAGTCTTTTTGCTTACACCCTTTTATTCGTTCCTTGCAGAGGAGCGGGGATTCGAATGGCACCCTCTCGGAACGGAGGAAGAGTTCGCTTCGCTTCTATCAAATCCTTTGCTTTGGGACCGCTTTCGGGGTCCTGAGGTCTTGATGGGGGAGGTAGCGAAACTCATGGAACGGTTGGGAACCGCCACTTTTGAGATCGCTGAGGGTGCTGATCTTATGGTCACGGGCTCTCTAGCGGTTAGTGCTCGGTCCGTTGCCGAGAAATTGCAGATACCGTCCGTTACGGTTCATCTACAGCCGGTGGTCTTCCGCTCGCTTGAAAACACTCCTGTCTTTGTCCCTGAGCTGGCATGGTTAAGCCGAAGTCCGCGCTGGTTGAGGCAATTTCTTTACAAGCTGGTTGATTGGCGCATTTGGGGAGAGGGTAAGAAGAGTTTAAATGAGTTTCGCCGGTCCTGTGGGCTTCGTCCGATAGATGATTTCTATGCTGAAGCCATCAATGGATGTGATGGAGTAGCTGCACTTTTTCCCGAGTGGTTTGCTCCGAAAGAAGTAGATTGGCCCCCTCAGCTAAAGTTGTTTGGGTTCCCTGTCGAGACGGTGGAGAGACGACCGCTCCCCGAATCTCTGAACCGGTTTCTTGAGGATGGAAAGCCGCCCGTTCTGTTCACCCATGGCTCTGCCAATATTCACACCGATTCCTTTCATCGTCGTGCAGTAGCGGTCTGCAAGGAGCTGGACCAACGTTGTCTTCTGGTTGGCTTAAAGCGACCGGAAATAGATCTCCCCAACCATGTTTTCCACATTGATCGGGCTCGATTCGAGGACCTTTTTCCTCTCTGCTCGGTAGTGGTGCATCACGGCGGCATCGGAACTCTTGCCCGCGCTCTTCAGGCAGGAGTTCCACAGGTTATCGTGCCTCGATCTTATGACCAACCGGATAACGGCATCCGGATAGAACGGCTTGGGGTTGGAAAGATGGTTCGCTACAGCCAGCTGAATAGCGTGAAATTCATGGAGACGATACGAACTGTTCTCGAAGGACGTACATTCCGGGAAAACTGCGACTCAGTTCGGGTTCGAATTCGAAATTCTCAAGTGCGAGAGTCCTTATGCACTTGGATGGAAACTTTCGCTAAATAA
- a CDS encoding nucleoside deaminase, producing MDCPFEKLYPSQLDRNDSFYMSLAYNQALEAFRSDEVPVGAVIVRENEVVASAYNEVEATGDPTAHAEILAITQAARFLGDQRLNAMTLYVTKEPCPMCSGAIIMSRVGRVVFGVSDPKMGFLGGAFNVCEIRTLNHFPLITSGVLADECHQLLQAFFSNKRKK from the coding sequence ATGGATTGTCCGTTCGAAAAGCTCTACCCCTCTCAGTTGGATCGAAATGATTCGTTCTACATGAGTCTTGCCTATAATCAGGCCCTGGAAGCTTTCCGCTCGGATGAGGTGCCGGTGGGAGCAGTGATCGTGCGGGAGAATGAGGTTGTAGCTTCCGCCTACAACGAAGTCGAGGCTACGGGTGACCCGACCGCACACGCGGAAATCCTCGCGATTACCCAAGCAGCCCGCTTCCTCGGCGATCAAAGATTAAACGCAATGACCCTTTACGTAACAAAAGAACCCTGCCCAATGTGCTCGGGGGCAATCATCATGAGTCGGGTCGGTCGCGTTGTATTCGGCGTATCCGATCCAAAGATGGGGTTTCTTGGTGGTGCGTTCAATGTCTGTGAAATTCGAACTCTCAATCACTTCCCTCTCATTACCTCTGGGGTTCTTGCAGACGAGTGTCATCAGCTCCTCCAGGCTTTCTTTTCCAATAAGCGGAAAAAATAA
- a CDS encoding Gfo/Idh/MocA family oxidoreductase, whose translation MGKTTNKLRVGVAGVGYLGRHHVRIYSELPEYCEIAGILEVDDEKAIEVTEQFRCPRFGSLDEMAAKCDAVSVVVPTDRHADVALPLLEGGCHLMVEKPICKSREEASAILAKAKEKNLIVQVGHVEQYNPVTSFLEEAVFKPQYITADRLAPFNPRGTEVGVVLDLMIHDIGVILQLVQSPVKKIEAVGVDVLSATEDIANARIVFENGCVANINTSRVSLKKVREIRVFQPESYLSLDFMNQKGHLLRKRDQGLVRDDIPIEPGEPLKLELESFLACVRDGSEPKVSGVSGLQALKIALEVTEQIRQSQQ comes from the coding sequence ATGGGAAAAACTACTAACAAATTGCGAGTGGGTGTAGCCGGGGTCGGCTACCTCGGGCGACATCACGTAAGGATTTACAGCGAATTGCCGGAATACTGTGAGATCGCTGGGATCCTGGAAGTCGACGACGAAAAGGCCATTGAAGTCACGGAGCAGTTCCGCTGCCCACGTTTTGGTTCATTGGATGAAATGGCCGCTAAGTGTGACGCGGTGAGCGTCGTTGTTCCTACGGATAGGCATGCTGATGTTGCACTGCCTCTGTTAGAGGGCGGTTGCCACCTCATGGTTGAGAAGCCGATCTGTAAAAGCCGGGAAGAAGCATCCGCAATACTGGCAAAGGCGAAAGAGAAAAATCTCATCGTTCAGGTAGGCCATGTAGAGCAGTATAACCCGGTGACCTCTTTCCTAGAGGAAGCAGTTTTCAAGCCCCAATACATTACCGCTGATCGGTTGGCCCCGTTCAATCCACGCGGAACCGAGGTAGGCGTCGTGCTCGACTTAATGATCCACGACATCGGGGTGATCCTTCAGCTTGTTCAGTCGCCGGTAAAGAAAATCGAAGCCGTTGGCGTGGACGTTCTGTCCGCCACAGAGGACATCGCCAACGCGCGGATCGTTTTCGAAAATGGTTGTGTGGCAAACATCAACACAAGCCGGGTTAGCCTGAAAAAGGTGCGCGAGATTCGGGTATTTCAGCCGGAGTCCTATCTTTCACTCGATTTCATGAACCAAAAGGGGCATCTACTGCGAAAGCGGGATCAAGGTCTGGTCCGCGATGATATTCCGATCGAACCTGGCGAACCGTTGAAGCTCGAACTAGAGTCTTTTCTCGCCTGTGTTCGCGATGGATCGGAGCCGAAGGTTTCTGGAGTTTCCGGGTTGCAGGCCTTGAAGATCGCACTCGAGGTCACTGAGCAGATTCGCCAGAGTCAGCAATAG
- a CDS encoding four helix bundle protein encodes MPYRSFVDSPLWKEASALADSVLDFSRGIEDFSLRNRMTGSAVKIPFLIGEATESGSIEEMNDRLKRVEDPVSELRSVLTESKEQGFAPGADYELIQEHCRHLLRKVQSEASGSRIETESLDEEEGLKVTKKPEPVPAQRAARIEIGPPETTSSVERVTGKAPKQ; translated from the coding sequence ATGCCATATCGTTCGTTCGTCGACTCGCCACTCTGGAAGGAGGCCTCAGCACTGGCAGATTCTGTTCTCGATTTTAGTAGGGGCATAGAGGATTTCTCCCTCCGCAACCGAATGACGGGGTCCGCTGTAAAAATCCCTTTCCTGATCGGAGAAGCCACCGAATCCGGCAGTATCGAAGAAATGAATGATCGTCTCAAGAGAGTCGAGGACCCAGTCAGTGAACTGCGCAGTGTCCTTACCGAGTCGAAGGAACAAGGTTTCGCTCCCGGTGCGGACTATGAGTTGATTCAGGAGCACTGTCGGCACCTTCTTCGGAAAGTTCAATCGGAAGCATCCGGCTCAAGAATAGAGACTGAGTCTCTCGATGAAGAGGAGGGGCTGAAGGTAACGAAGAAGCCTGAACCCGTCCCAGCACAACGAGCTGCACGAATTGAAATCGGTCCACCAGAAACCACTTCCAGTGTGGAAAGGGTCACCGGTAAGGCTCCGAAACAGTAG
- a CDS encoding TonB-dependent receptor: MRGSCLLFFSLFVSQSAKAVLIEPSAPPVLVPAVATPSATYQTPVTALQFDPRVDVQGRLFNEAQADVTIRGGTFESTGFVLGSATLIDPQTGHYYAEIPVPTAMLLEPQIFTGSANTLGSFNSTAGSIRWGWAPVEEGGSVLVGFSQYNGNVQELQGGVKLTTDRWGGDWLVDGNFAHSEGDGDLENADHRFYRYAGRLQRRSDSTQTDLFAGYQSKIFGLQNLYAAPFDSFELENVKTRLFLLNHRYQPDDNEWLEATAYYRRNSDDYDFDRFNPDVGNPFQHETKVGGGAIKGAKPIGETIVLYGLEIYADHIESTALTFGSFDSRVFGGVSLALQRSWERGEGVWTGTLGGKYDDSNRESGQLVPVSRLEYAVRDQNGDGWAVYVDGSGASQVPGYTAIASNPNGGLFRGNQDLGRETSWNLSVGGGVDEGPWSVDAAVFARRDDNLVDWTFNSSGGLARTANPIDLWVYGLEFLGRYRWDRGKLSVGYAWLEKDEDYGISEVDASFYALNYPEHRVTLSLNWTLASWVSFRTDSEWRLQRENILRESGDTAFLTDAALQFQTDRLPGAELWVGVWNLWDDDFQEVPGVPREGQTFFANLVYRF; the protein is encoded by the coding sequence ATGCGTGGATCGTGTCTTCTTTTTTTCAGTTTGTTCGTCTCTCAATCAGCCAAAGCGGTTTTGATTGAGCCGAGTGCTCCACCCGTTCTGGTTCCTGCTGTCGCGACTCCCTCGGCTACTTACCAAACCCCGGTGACGGCTCTGCAGTTCGACCCGCGGGTCGATGTGCAGGGGCGTCTTTTTAATGAGGCGCAGGCGGATGTGACGATTCGAGGAGGAACGTTTGAAAGCACTGGGTTTGTCCTTGGTTCAGCTACCCTCATCGATCCTCAAACGGGGCATTACTATGCTGAGATTCCGGTGCCGACCGCCATGCTACTCGAGCCACAGATTTTTACAGGTTCCGCAAATACGCTCGGATCATTCAACTCGACTGCGGGATCGATTCGATGGGGCTGGGCACCGGTTGAGGAGGGAGGCAGTGTTTTAGTAGGATTCAGTCAATACAACGGCAATGTTCAGGAACTACAAGGGGGTGTAAAGTTAACGACTGACCGATGGGGAGGAGATTGGTTGGTCGACGGAAACTTTGCTCATTCGGAAGGGGATGGCGACCTTGAGAATGCAGACCACCGCTTCTACCGCTACGCTGGCCGTCTACAACGCAGGAGCGATTCGACGCAGACCGATCTTTTTGCGGGCTACCAGAGCAAGATTTTTGGTCTGCAAAACCTCTATGCGGCTCCCTTTGACTCTTTCGAACTGGAGAATGTAAAGACACGGCTATTTCTCCTGAATCACCGCTACCAACCGGATGACAACGAATGGCTCGAAGCAACTGCCTATTATCGGAGAAACTCCGACGACTACGACTTTGACCGCTTCAACCCGGATGTTGGAAATCCTTTTCAGCATGAAACGAAGGTCGGTGGCGGGGCAATCAAAGGGGCCAAGCCGATCGGAGAAACCATCGTTTTGTATGGCCTCGAGATTTATGCGGATCATATCGAAAGCACTGCCCTTACCTTTGGCTCATTCGATTCACGGGTCTTTGGTGGCGTAAGTCTTGCGTTGCAGCGGAGTTGGGAGAGAGGGGAAGGGGTTTGGACCGGAACTCTCGGAGGGAAATACGATGATTCGAATCGTGAGAGTGGCCAGTTGGTGCCGGTATCGCGATTGGAATATGCGGTAAGGGACCAGAATGGTGATGGTTGGGCAGTCTACGTCGATGGATCGGGAGCGAGCCAAGTGCCGGGGTACACCGCGATTGCTTCGAATCCGAACGGTGGACTCTTCAGGGGAAATCAGGATCTGGGTCGCGAAACTTCCTGGAACCTCTCCGTTGGGGGTGGTGTGGATGAGGGTCCGTGGTCGGTCGATGCGGCTGTTTTCGCACGGCGGGATGATAATCTTGTAGACTGGACGTTCAATTCCTCTGGCGGACTGGCGAGGACCGCGAATCCAATCGATCTATGGGTCTATGGTCTCGAATTTCTCGGGCGATACCGTTGGGACCGTGGAAAACTTTCGGTCGGATACGCTTGGTTGGAGAAAGATGAAGACTACGGAATTTCGGAGGTGGATGCGAGTTTCTACGCGCTGAATTACCCGGAGCATCGGGTCACGCTTTCGCTGAATTGGACGCTCGCATCGTGGGTATCGTTTCGGACTGATTCAGAGTGGCGTCTGCAACGGGAGAATATTCTGCGGGAGAGTGGCGATACCGCTTTCCTGACTGACGCTGCCCTGCAGTTTCAAACAGACCGTCTTCCTGGTGCAGAATTGTGGGTCGGGGTTTGGAATCTGTGGGACGACGATTTTCAAGAGGTTCCGGGAGTTCCTCGTGAGGGTCAGACGTTTTTCGCCAATCTGGTGTATCGCTTCTAA
- the lpxB gene encoding lipid-A-disaccharide synthase, whose protein sequence is MGNLSKVPEIHSFAPPENGRCDLLVVAGEHSGDQHAATAVRDLLGAFPEFSVSALGGPALKGAGAQVLYELTELSVVGFVEVLSHYGEFKHLFAETINWIETHKPNVVCLVDYPGFNLRLARELKKRGVSRKGGGEVTVLFYISPQIWAWKAKRRFSMQECLDELGTIFPFEVECYKDTTLSAFFLGHPFVDPRFQLQVEYDPDGPILLLPGSRSAAVGRIFPRMLAGMAGSLDLLGDKKVRVLYPGERIRGELERILSEVTLPFEPELRLVSDGSTGSAVVTSSGTMSLQCALAGIPGTIVYRAHPMTYWLGKTFVKIPYLGIANILLKKPFYPELLQGAASPKKLREQVARMLSSGASEVAKEAAATLRNLLSANRYLDPAAWLKSHLDPPEVGEPVTMIGP, encoded by the coding sequence ATGGGAAACTTGTCAAAGGTTCCGGAAATTCACTCGTTTGCTCCTCCGGAAAACGGTCGCTGCGATCTCCTTGTCGTCGCTGGAGAGCATAGTGGGGATCAGCATGCGGCAACAGCTGTGCGTGATCTTCTCGGAGCCTTCCCCGAGTTTTCCGTGAGTGCCCTCGGTGGTCCGGCCCTGAAGGGTGCCGGTGCTCAGGTTCTTTACGAATTAACAGAGCTGTCGGTAGTCGGCTTCGTTGAGGTGCTTTCCCACTATGGCGAATTCAAGCACCTCTTCGCAGAGACGATCAATTGGATTGAGACGCACAAACCTAATGTAGTCTGTCTTGTCGATTATCCAGGGTTTAATCTGCGCCTCGCAAGGGAACTGAAGAAGCGTGGTGTAAGCCGAAAGGGTGGCGGTGAGGTAACGGTGCTTTTTTACATCAGCCCTCAGATTTGGGCTTGGAAGGCGAAGCGCCGCTTCAGCATGCAGGAGTGTCTGGACGAACTTGGGACAATCTTTCCGTTTGAGGTGGAGTGCTACAAAGACACTACGCTGTCGGCATTTTTTCTGGGACATCCATTCGTCGACCCTCGTTTTCAATTGCAGGTCGAGTATGATCCTGACGGTCCAATTCTCCTTCTTCCGGGTAGTCGTTCTGCAGCGGTGGGCCGCATTTTTCCACGAATGTTGGCGGGTATGGCAGGATCTCTGGACCTGCTGGGTGACAAAAAAGTTCGCGTCCTCTACCCGGGTGAGCGGATCCGGGGCGAACTGGAACGGATCCTGTCCGAGGTAACGCTTCCTTTCGAGCCTGAACTGCGGCTTGTCTCTGATGGATCGACGGGTTCGGCGGTAGTGACGAGCAGCGGAACCATGTCGCTGCAGTGTGCCTTGGCAGGTATTCCCGGGACGATTGTTTATCGGGCACATCCGATGACTTACTGGCTGGGAAAAACGTTCGTAAAAATCCCTTACCTTGGAATCGCGAACATCTTGTTGAAAAAACCCTTTTATCCCGAGCTACTCCAGGGAGCCGCTTCGCCTAAGAAATTGAGAGAGCAGGTCGCGCGAATGTTGTCTTCAGGTGCATCCGAAGTGGCGAAGGAAGCTGCGGCGACACTTCGCAACCTGCTCTCCGCGAATCGATACCTTGACCCTGCCGCTTGGCTCAAAAGCCATCTGGATCCACCGGAAGTCGGTGAGCCCGTGACGATGATCGGGCCATAG
- a CDS encoding ABC transporter permease, with amino-acid sequence MKKNRPKVKKHPWFAVRKDLEGRRRLFLTICSFLLPLAIWCFVSYTPFFWHPDIKLQISADRSNVTTVYTAGNHITRTADEPGGFDFSVFQQQIRDENAALREKLDAGEEVRGSRRNNIKLLRHIAPVGVANGWIDRDQTTDDAEIYAIWRGLALGELNPRRVQISDENLEVIKSNWAILGSHSETFDSKEIPSQPLLKLVPQGVPANPDYLPAPHEVVLKGFEDFTFVSEGDTPSMFERYLHSLKVVFLGFLMAALIGVPLGVLCGTFDLFSRLCEPFVDFFRYMPAPAFSTLLVVIFGAHDAPKVALVFVGTFFQLVLVVSNTTRQLDGALLEAAQTLGAKSLTLIRRVIIPGITPNLYNDLRILLGWAWTWLVIAELIGVKSGLTEFLETQGRFRNFDSVFPIIILIGVTGFVTDQILASLRKYFFPWTPEAAEKRHGFIGRFVIWLINRNTYRKPAS; translated from the coding sequence ATGAAGAAAAATAGGCCGAAGGTGAAAAAGCACCCATGGTTTGCGGTTCGCAAGGATTTAGAAGGTAGACGGCGCCTTTTCCTGACCATCTGTTCGTTTCTGTTGCCATTAGCGATCTGGTGTTTTGTCAGCTACACTCCCTTTTTCTGGCACCCTGATATCAAGCTTCAGATTTCGGCTGATCGTTCGAACGTCACTACCGTCTATACAGCGGGAAATCACATAACGAGAACGGCAGATGAACCGGGAGGGTTCGACTTCAGTGTATTTCAGCAGCAGATCCGGGACGAAAATGCGGCTCTGCGGGAAAAACTCGATGCAGGCGAAGAAGTAAGAGGTTCGCGACGGAACAATATAAAATTGCTGAGGCACATAGCGCCTGTCGGAGTAGCGAATGGTTGGATCGATCGGGATCAAACGACTGACGATGCGGAGATTTATGCAATCTGGAGGGGCCTCGCACTCGGAGAGTTGAATCCGAGAAGGGTGCAGATTTCCGATGAAAATCTTGAGGTGATCAAGAGTAACTGGGCAATCCTCGGTAGCCACTCCGAGACTTTTGATTCCAAGGAAATACCGTCTCAACCATTGCTGAAACTTGTTCCTCAGGGGGTTCCAGCTAACCCGGACTACTTGCCTGCCCCACACGAAGTTGTCTTGAAAGGGTTTGAGGATTTTACGTTCGTTTCCGAAGGAGATACTCCCTCAATGTTTGAACGTTACCTGCACTCACTGAAGGTCGTCTTTTTAGGGTTTCTGATGGCCGCTCTGATCGGTGTTCCCCTAGGAGTTCTCTGCGGAACTTTCGATCTCTTTTCAAGACTCTGCGAGCCGTTCGTGGACTTTTTCCGCTACATGCCGGCACCCGCCTTTAGCACTCTTTTGGTGGTCATTTTTGGAGCCCATGACGCTCCAAAGGTGGCCTTGGTTTTTGTTGGCACCTTCTTTCAGCTCGTGCTCGTTGTTTCCAACACTACGCGTCAGCTAGATGGCGCCCTTCTCGAAGCCGCGCAGACGCTCGGGGCAAAGAGTCTTACGCTTATCCGAAGAGTAATTATTCCCGGCATTACTCCCAACCTTTACAACGACTTGCGCATCTTGCTTGGCTGGGCGTGGACTTGGCTCGTGATTGCAGAATTGATTGGAGTGAAGAGCGGGTTGACTGAGTTTCTCGAAACCCAGGGGCGCTTTCGAAACTTTGATAGCGTATTCCCGATCATCATCTTAATCGGAGTTACAGGATTCGTGACAGACCAAATTCTCGCATCGCTTCGGAAGTATTTCTTCCCTTGGACGCCGGAAGCCGCGGAGAAACGGCACGGGTTCATAGGACGTTTTGTAATTTGGCTCATCAACCGGAACACTTACAGAAAACCGGCGAGTTAG